A single Oncorhynchus mykiss isolate Arlee chromosome 24, USDA_OmykA_1.1, whole genome shotgun sequence DNA region contains:
- the LOC110503809 gene encoding putative nucleotidyltransferase MAB21L1 has product MIAAQAKLVYHLNKYYQEKCQSRKAAISKTIREVCKVVSDVLKEVEVQEPRFISSLNEMDNRFEGLEVISPTEFEVVLYLNQMGVFNFVDDGSLPGCAVLKLSDGRKRSMSLWVEFITASGYLSARKIRSRFQTLVAQAVDKCSYRDVVKMVSDTSEVKLRIRDRYIVQITPAFKCTGIWPRSAAHWPLPHIPWPGPNRVAEVKAEGFNLLSKECYSLNGKQSSAESDAWVLQFGEAENRLLLGGCRKKCLSVLKTLRDRHLELPGTPLNNYHMKTLVSYECEKHPRESDWDENNLGDRLNGILLQLISCLQCRRCPHYFLPNLDLFQGKPHSALENAAKQTWRLAREILTNPKSLEKL; this is encoded by the coding sequence ATGATAGCCGCCCAGGCCAAGCTGGTGTACCACCTCAACAAATACTACCAGGAGAAATGCCAATCTCGGAAGGCGGCCATCTCCAAGACCATCCGGGAGGTGTGCAAGGTGGTGTCGGACGTCTTGAAGGAGGTGGAGGTGCAGGAGCCCCGCTTCATCAGCTCTCTCAACGAGATGGACAACCGCTTCGAGGGGCTAGAGGTCATCTCCCCCACAGAGTTCGAGGTGGTGCTCTACCTCAACCAGATGGGGGTATTTAACTTCGTGGATGATGGATCTCTGCCGGGCTGCGCCGTGCTCAAGCTGAGCGACGGCCGTAAGAGGAGCATGTCTCTCTGGGTAGAATTCATCACCGCCTCCGGCTACCTCTCTGCGCGCAAGATCCGCTCCAGATTTCAGACCCTAGTGGCGCAGGCCGTGGATAAATGCAGCTATAGAGATGTTGTCAAAATGGTGTCTGATACCAGCGAGGTGAAGTTACGCATCAGAGACAGATACATCGTTCAGATCACCCCGGCTTTCAAATGCACCGGGATCTGGCCCCGCAGCGCAGCGCACTGGCCCCTACCGCACATCCCCTGGCCGGGGCCCAACAGGGTAGCCGAAGTAAAGGCCGAGGGATTCAACCTTCTCTCTAAAGAGTGCTACTCGTTGAACGGAAAACAAAGTTCGGCAGAGAGCGACGCCTGGGTCCTGCAGTTCGGTGAGGCCGAGAACCGCCTACTCCTGGGAGGCTGCAGGAAGAAATGTCTGTCGGTCCTCAAAACGTTACGAGACCGGCACCTTGAACTGCCTGGGACGCCCCTCAACAACTACCACATGAAAACTCTGGTTTCTTATGAGTGTGAAAAACATCCACGGGAGTCTGACTGGGACGAGAACAACCTCGGGGACCGTTTGAACGGGATTCTATTGCAGCTTATTTCGTGTTTGCAGTGCAGGAGGTGTCCCCATTACTTCCTGCCTAATCTAGATCTGTTCCAGGGGAAACCTCATTCTGCTCTAGAAAATGCAGCCAAACAGACCTGGCGACTTGCGAGAGAGATTCTAACCAACCCCAAAAGCTTGGAGAAACTCTGA